A genomic segment from Lignipirellula cremea encodes:
- a CDS encoding HpcH/HpaI aldolase family protein, whose product MRTNKAKAKLKAGEPSFGTWLSLGDLYATRVLARMGWDWLTLDIEHSAIDWAQAAGIFAAVADAGCIPLARVPEGSHHYIKRVLDAGAWGIVVPMVDTVEQAKAAIAAAKYPPTGNRSVGGGMHSMNFGASAGDYYKHANDEILVVLQTESPTGVENAEEIYSLPGCDAIFIGPNDLRFQMRKPDGVDPTTEEHEAMIQRVIDAGKKVGTPTGIHAMDVESAKARAAQGMQFIAVASDLRMMTVKAQEASEALFGDAAAKDLARY is encoded by the coding sequence ATGCGCACGAACAAAGCAAAAGCAAAACTCAAAGCGGGCGAACCCAGCTTTGGCACCTGGCTCTCGCTGGGCGATCTGTACGCCACCCGGGTGCTGGCCCGCATGGGCTGGGACTGGTTGACGCTCGATATCGAGCACTCGGCGATCGACTGGGCGCAAGCCGCCGGCATTTTCGCCGCCGTCGCTGACGCCGGTTGTATCCCGCTGGCCCGCGTGCCCGAAGGCAGCCACCATTACATCAAACGCGTGCTCGACGCCGGCGCCTGGGGCATTGTGGTGCCGATGGTCGACACGGTCGAACAGGCCAAAGCGGCCATCGCCGCGGCCAAGTATCCGCCCACCGGCAACCGCAGCGTCGGCGGCGGCATGCACAGCATGAACTTTGGCGCCTCGGCCGGCGACTACTACAAGCACGCCAACGACGAGATCCTGGTCGTCCTGCAGACGGAAAGCCCCACCGGCGTGGAAAACGCCGAAGAGATCTACAGCCTGCCTGGCTGCGACGCGATCTTCATCGGTCCGAACGACCTGCGTTTTCAAATGCGCAAGCCCGACGGCGTGGATCCCACAACCGAAGAACACGAAGCGATGATCCAGCGGGTGATCGACGCCGGCAAGAAGGTTGGCACCCCGACCGGCATCCATGCGATGGACGTCGAATCGGCCAAGGCCCGCGCCGCCCAGGGGATGCAATTTATTGCCGTCGCCAGCGATCTGCGCATGATGACGGTCAAAGCCCAGGAAGCATCGGAAGCTCTGTTCGGCGACGCCGCCGCCAAAGACCTGGCCCGTTATTAA
- the accC gene encoding acetyl-CoA carboxylase biotin carboxylase subunit, translating into MYKRILIANRGEIALRIIRACKEMGIETVAIFSEADRGSQYLDLADEAFCVGPARSADSYLKISNVISAAEIGNAEAIHPGYGFLAENSHFNEVCRDCKIDFIGPTPEAMDLLGDKNRARSLAAKAGVPVVPGSEGLIGDENEALAVARQIGYPVLIKATAGGGGKGMRVATSDDSLKLGLQQAMTEAQAAFGNAGVYLERYVERPRHVEVQILADHHGNVVHLWERDCSTQRRHQKLIEESPAPNLPEKVRLEICAAAVRLVKSANYTNAGTVEFIVDAKHNFYFIEVNARIQVEHPVSELVTGIDLIKSQIRVAAGEPLPFTQDDIPCNGVAIECRINAEDPTRNFQPSPGLIEQMYVPGGLGVRYDSHTHPGYVVPPHYDSMVGKLLVHQPTRTEAIACMLRALAELRVTGVKTTADFQREVLQHPEFIAGNFDTTFVERTFLKQ; encoded by the coding sequence ATGTACAAACGCATCCTGATCGCCAATCGCGGAGAGATCGCTCTCCGTATCATCCGGGCCTGTAAAGAAATGGGCATCGAAACGGTGGCCATCTTCAGCGAGGCCGACCGTGGCAGCCAGTACCTGGACCTGGCGGACGAAGCCTTCTGCGTGGGGCCCGCTCGCAGCGCCGACAGCTATCTCAAGATCTCCAACGTGATTAGCGCCGCCGAGATCGGCAACGCCGAGGCCATTCACCCCGGTTACGGCTTTCTGGCGGAAAACTCGCACTTTAACGAGGTCTGTCGCGACTGCAAAATCGACTTCATCGGCCCCACGCCGGAAGCGATGGACCTGCTCGGCGACAAGAACCGCGCCCGGTCCCTGGCCGCCAAGGCCGGCGTGCCGGTCGTGCCCGGCAGCGAAGGGCTGATCGGCGACGAGAACGAAGCCCTGGCCGTCGCCCGGCAGATCGGCTATCCCGTTCTGATCAAAGCCACCGCCGGCGGCGGCGGCAAAGGGATGCGGGTCGCCACCAGCGACGACTCGCTCAAGCTGGGCCTGCAGCAGGCCATGACCGAAGCCCAGGCCGCCTTTGGCAACGCGGGTGTTTACCTGGAGCGGTATGTAGAACGCCCCCGCCATGTCGAGGTGCAGATCCTGGCCGACCACCACGGCAACGTGGTGCACCTGTGGGAACGCGACTGCTCCACGCAACGGCGCCATCAAAAGCTGATCGAAGAAAGTCCGGCCCCCAACCTGCCGGAAAAAGTCCGCCTGGAAATTTGCGCAGCGGCCGTGCGGCTGGTCAAGTCGGCCAACTACACCAACGCCGGCACGGTCGAATTTATCGTCGACGCCAAGCACAACTTTTACTTCATCGAAGTCAACGCGCGGATCCAGGTCGAACACCCGGTGTCGGAACTTGTCACCGGGATCGATCTGATCAAGTCGCAGATTCGCGTCGCCGCGGGCGAACCGCTGCCGTTTACGCAAGACGACATTCCCTGCAACGGGGTGGCGATCGAGTGCCGCATCAACGCGGAGGATCCGACCAGAAACTTCCAGCCTTCGCCCGGTCTGATTGAGCAGATGTACGTCCCTGGCGGTCTGGGCGTGCGTTATGATTCGCACACCCATCCCGGCTACGTCGTGCCGCCGCACTACGATTCCATGGTTGGTAAACTGCTCGTCCATCAGCCCACCCGCACCGAGGCGATCGCTTGCATGCTGAGAGCGCTGGCCGAACTGCGAGTAACGGGCGTGAAAACGACCGCCGACTTCCAGCGCGAAGTGCTGCAGCACCCCGAGTTTATCGCCGGCAATTTTGATACCACGTTTGTGGAGCGGACCTTCCTGAAACAGTAG
- the accB gene encoding acetyl-CoA carboxylase biotin carboxyl carrier protein produces MADSPAGGESPVFSVDTVRSLIELMLQHDINEIDLREDERRIRLRRGQPGGPPVLVQAAPSAPAVSAAPPVAGPLAVDTSEDHLTVIKSPMIGTFYAAPNPDASPYVKVGDHIGPETTVCMIESMKMFTEVPAETSGKVVAVLVKNGDSVDVNRPLFKIDPS; encoded by the coding sequence ATGGCCGATTCGCCCGCTGGCGGAGAGAGTCCGGTCTTTAGTGTCGACACGGTTCGCAGCCTGATCGAGTTGATGCTTCAGCACGACATCAACGAGATTGACCTGCGCGAAGACGAACGCCGGATTCGGTTGCGACGCGGCCAGCCCGGCGGACCGCCGGTTCTGGTTCAGGCCGCACCGTCTGCGCCGGCAGTTTCGGCGGCCCCGCCCGTTGCCGGACCCCTGGCGGTCGATACGTCGGAAGATCATTTGACCGTGATCAAAAGTCCCATGATCGGCACCTTTTACGCGGCCCCTAACCCGGACGCTTCGCCCTATGTTAAAGTCGGCGACCACATCGGCCCGGAAACAACCGTGTGCATGATTGAGTCGATGAAAATGTTTACCGAAGTGCCGGCCGAAACGTCGGGCAAGGTTGTTGCGGTGCTGGTCAAGAATGGCGATTCGGTCGATGTCAACCGCCCGCTGTTCAAGATCGATCCCAGCTAG
- a CDS encoding M24 family metallopeptidase: MDFALRRDKLRKLLAKQGAAAMLVTAVKNVTYLTGFTGDSSWLLLTDKHEVMLSDSRYTIQLAEECPGLETEIRTSAKKITNCTAMLVNKLKPGSIAIEADSLSVETWQTLKEYMPTVQFMPTSGLVGSLREIKDSYELAEIRQSIQLAERAFEVIKARLTPDQTEKQIAADLEYQIRLFGGRGMAFAPIVGVGDRAALPHGTPSEKRIGEAPFVLIDWGARANLYMSDLTRVLATGRISPKLERIYGVVLKAQQQAIDAIRPGALMNEIDAAARSVITEARHGKHFGHGLGHGFGLEIHESPNLSPTQERPLEAGMVITVEPGIYLPDWGGVRIEDDILVTKDGHEVLTHSPRQLEDCVVDTLL, encoded by the coding sequence ATGGATTTTGCCCTGCGTCGCGATAAACTCCGCAAACTGCTCGCCAAACAGGGAGCCGCGGCGATGCTGGTTACGGCGGTGAAGAATGTCACCTACCTGACGGGCTTCACCGGCGACAGCAGCTGGTTGTTGCTGACCGACAAACACGAAGTCATGCTGAGCGACTCCCGGTACACGATCCAGCTGGCGGAGGAATGCCCCGGCCTGGAGACCGAGATCCGCACGTCAGCGAAGAAAATCACCAATTGCACCGCGATGCTGGTGAACAAGCTAAAGCCCGGCAGCATCGCCATCGAGGCGGATTCGCTATCGGTCGAGACCTGGCAAACGCTCAAGGAGTACATGCCGACGGTGCAGTTCATGCCCACCTCGGGGCTGGTCGGCTCGTTGCGGGAAATCAAGGATTCGTACGAACTGGCGGAAATTCGGCAATCGATCCAGCTGGCGGAACGGGCGTTCGAGGTGATTAAAGCTCGTCTGACGCCGGACCAGACGGAAAAGCAGATTGCGGCGGACCTGGAGTATCAGATTCGCCTTTTTGGCGGTCGAGGCATGGCCTTTGCGCCGATTGTCGGCGTCGGCGACCGGGCCGCCTTGCCGCATGGAACGCCGTCGGAAAAGCGTATCGGGGAAGCCCCGTTTGTGCTGATCGACTGGGGCGCCCGGGCCAACCTCTACATGAGCGACTTGACGCGAGTTTTAGCGACAGGTAGAATCTCGCCCAAACTTGAACGCATATATGGAGTTGTGTTAAAGGCCCAGCAACAAGCGATTGACGCAATTCGCCCCGGCGCTTTGATGAACGAAATCGACGCCGCGGCCCGGTCCGTAATCACCGAAGCCCGTCATGGCAAACATTTTGGCCATGGTCTGGGTCACGGTTTTGGTCTGGAAATCCATGAATCGCCGAACCTTTCACCGACCCAGGAAAGACCCCTGGAAGCGGGGATGGTGATCACGGTAGAGCCAGGGATTTACCTGCCGGATTGGGGCGGGGTGCGAATTGAAGACGATATTCTGGTCACCAAAGACGGTCACGAAGTGCTGACGCACTCGCCGCGCCAGTTAGAAGATTGCGTTGTCGACACTTTGCTGTAG
- a CDS encoding FAD-dependent oxidoreductase, with protein sequence MTIARRSSPWVLALLACLSGLLAAGLPAKATEPRGAPPGDATQEADLLIVGATESGWAAAIQAARMGVPRIVLVNDYQWLGGQFTLQALVAIDENRSEEEGHRRERRRRPSIPRSGLFKELLDEIESLNRQKYGHPQPGNTWVLTTTRPVDAERAFRKLLQPYLDRGQVKLYSELYAVAATVDAAESLRSVRFASTRAGKPGLTVNAPITIDASDWGDAIQVAGAEFEYGPDLREKYNEPLAPKSREGYPLTDMNPLLYSVVMERTDTDQTIPQPRHYDARRYLGTTNLTPAENNKLTWKPHKFAQGGIMSYDFATEARRLVDPVWLKRPDLPEWLMLGWYIQDYPLDVLPPHVVAELEKLEQGASRKNLVVMSRAQRQVVYEDAKLHALGMVHHMQKTLREPLGDHPRALWRYRLTDEFGTPDQMPQMPYIREALRLKAMYMMRQSDVTHHGDASETYSQAMYHDGVAAWQFEYDYHPTGRAFLEGEPPGAAWRTYFKEGRKWGPPYTGLSVLPLRSLIPVRVNGLLGAQKNLGYSSIVSAALRLHDQGIHVGQAAGAAAAVAFRHDQPLREFPFDRERLAEIRIGLCLPGDRGVAMALWPFRDLTPEDPCYAAVQMLAIGQMLPLLRDEVQFQPDEPATAAWRQAVIAATGKVKQKAPPSLPLADAVTRGEFAIAWWETIQDLPDASYKRLAPEDADADGVLDIDDPLPLDPHNASLPLAPVKEPATPGER encoded by the coding sequence ATGACGATCGCTCGCCGTTCCTCGCCTTGGGTGCTGGCGCTACTCGCCTGCCTGTCCGGATTACTCGCCGCGGGGTTGCCGGCGAAAGCAACGGAACCCCGCGGCGCGCCGCCCGGGGATGCGACCCAGGAGGCGGATCTGTTAATCGTAGGGGCGACCGAATCCGGCTGGGCCGCCGCCATCCAGGCCGCCCGCATGGGCGTGCCGCGAATCGTGCTTGTCAACGATTACCAGTGGCTGGGCGGACAGTTTACGCTGCAGGCGCTGGTCGCCATCGACGAGAACCGCTCCGAGGAAGAAGGCCATCGTCGCGAACGCCGGCGTCGCCCCTCGATCCCCCGGTCCGGCCTGTTCAAGGAACTGCTTGACGAAATCGAATCCCTCAATCGCCAGAAATACGGCCACCCCCAGCCAGGCAATACCTGGGTGCTGACGACCACCCGTCCTGTCGACGCCGAGCGAGCTTTCCGCAAGCTCCTGCAGCCTTACCTCGATCGCGGGCAGGTAAAGCTGTACAGCGAACTGTATGCGGTCGCGGCGACCGTTGACGCGGCCGAGTCGTTGCGCAGCGTTCGCTTTGCCTCCACCCGCGCCGGCAAGCCGGGGCTGACGGTCAACGCCCCCATCACCATCGATGCCAGCGACTGGGGCGATGCCATCCAGGTCGCCGGGGCTGAGTTTGAGTATGGCCCCGACCTGCGCGAAAAGTACAACGAACCGCTGGCGCCCAAAAGTCGCGAAGGGTATCCGCTGACCGACATGAACCCGTTGCTCTACTCTGTCGTAATGGAGCGAACCGACACGGACCAGACGATCCCGCAGCCTAGACACTACGACGCACGCCGGTACCTGGGCACAACCAACCTGACCCCCGCGGAAAACAACAAGCTGACCTGGAAGCCGCACAAGTTCGCCCAGGGCGGGATCATGAGTTACGACTTCGCCACCGAAGCCCGGCGGCTGGTCGATCCGGTCTGGCTCAAGCGTCCCGATCTGCCAGAGTGGTTGATGCTGGGCTGGTACATCCAGGATTATCCGCTGGATGTGCTGCCGCCGCACGTCGTCGCGGAACTGGAGAAGCTGGAACAGGGCGCCTCGCGAAAAAACCTGGTCGTCATGTCTCGCGCGCAGCGACAGGTTGTCTATGAAGACGCCAAGCTGCACGCGCTAGGGATGGTGCACCACATGCAAAAGACCTTGCGTGAACCGCTGGGCGATCACCCCCGGGCGCTCTGGCGGTATCGGCTGACCGACGAATTCGGCACGCCTGACCAGATGCCGCAGATGCCTTACATTCGCGAGGCGTTACGGCTGAAGGCGATGTATATGATGCGGCAGTCGGATGTCACCCATCACGGCGACGCCAGCGAAACGTACAGCCAGGCGATGTACCACGACGGCGTCGCCGCCTGGCAGTTTGAGTACGACTATCATCCGACCGGACGCGCCTTCCTGGAAGGGGAACCGCCGGGCGCGGCCTGGCGAACGTACTTCAAGGAAGGCCGGAAATGGGGGCCGCCGTATACGGGGCTCAGCGTGTTGCCGCTGCGCAGCCTGATCCCCGTCCGCGTGAACGGCCTGCTGGGAGCCCAGAAGAACCTGGGTTACAGCAGCATCGTGAGCGCCGCCTTGCGACTGCACGACCAGGGTATCCATGTGGGACAGGCAGCCGGAGCAGCGGCGGCCGTGGCGTTTCGGCACGACCAGCCGCTGCGAGAGTTCCCTTTTGATCGTGAACGACTGGCCGAGATTCGCATCGGACTTTGCCTGCCTGGCGACCGGGGCGTCGCCATGGCGTTATGGCCGTTCCGCGATCTCACGCCCGAGGATCCTTGTTATGCGGCCGTGCAGATGCTGGCGATCGGCCAGATGCTGCCGCTCCTGCGGGACGAGGTGCAGTTCCAGCCCGACGAACCCGCGACGGCCGCCTGGCGCCAGGCCGTTATCGCCGCCACAGGGAAGGTCAAGCAAAAGGCGCCGCCATCCCTGCCGTTGGCCGATGCGGTAACGCGTGGCGAGTTCGCCATCGCCTGGTGGGAAACGATCCAGGATCTGCCTGACGCGTCGTACAAACGTCTCGCCCCGGAGGACGCCGATGCCGACGGCGTCCTCGATATTGACGATCCGTTGCCGCTGGATCCGCACAACGCCAGTCTGCCCCTGGCGCCGGTAAAGGAACCGGCGACGCCAGGCGAGAGGTAA
- a CDS encoding DUF1559 domain-containing protein: protein MKRSFNRCRAFTLVELLVVIAIIGVLVALLLPAVQMAREAARRSACTNNFKQLGLAIATYHDAHKKLPPGAVGVSAVTGLWGWGAMILPQMEEAGLYEELGVGRGALPFIPSTGLNSGRGIEQSLEGFRCPSDTGPNNITQVVAAASLRYAYRDGVASGTARYGAVSNYIANNGYGMYLAAAGKNGAIAQANSTGPFRLYSTSSATLDYSLLSIEDITDGTATTIALGERCWIMKVYNPSTSTTANATYYAANAYSAYTSDNVYGYGLSAVLGIGSSGINNSTVTNAPSSTYDGFSSMHPGGANFAFCDGSTRFLSANIDYDPVNDGATSVYEQLLAYQDDTVITREY, encoded by the coding sequence GTGAAACGTTCTTTTAATCGATGTCGCGCTTTTACCCTGGTGGAGTTGTTGGTGGTGATCGCCATTATCGGCGTGCTGGTGGCGCTGTTGCTGCCGGCCGTGCAGATGGCCCGGGAGGCCGCGAGAAGATCGGCCTGCACCAACAATTTCAAACAACTGGGACTGGCCATTGCTACCTATCACGACGCACACAAAAAGTTGCCGCCAGGCGCCGTCGGTGTGAGCGCGGTGACTGGGTTGTGGGGTTGGGGAGCGATGATTCTGCCCCAGATGGAAGAGGCCGGTTTGTATGAGGAACTGGGCGTGGGCCGGGGCGCTTTGCCTTTTATCCCTTCCACAGGCCTGAACAGCGGCAGGGGTATTGAACAGAGTCTGGAGGGTTTCCGCTGTCCTTCGGACACGGGCCCCAATAATATCACCCAGGTCGTCGCCGCCGCCAGCCTGCGTTATGCCTACCGCGACGGGGTGGCTTCGGGTACGGCGCGATACGGGGCCGTCTCGAATTATATCGCCAACAATGGATACGGAATGTATCTCGCCGCTGCGGGCAAGAACGGAGCCATCGCCCAGGCCAATTCGACGGGGCCGTTCCGCCTGTATTCCACCAGCAGCGCCACCTTGGACTATTCACTGTTGAGTATTGAGGATATCACCGATGGAACCGCCACCACGATTGCACTGGGCGAACGCTGCTGGATCATGAAAGTGTACAACCCCTCTACATCGACAACCGCGAACGCCACCTATTACGCCGCCAACGCGTACTCCGCCTATACCAGCGATAACGTTTATGGCTATGGTCTGAGCGCAGTCCTGGGCATTGGCTCATCGGGCATCAACAACTCAACCGTCACCAACGCCCCCAGCTCCACCTATGACGGCTTCAGTAGCATGCATCCGGGCGGCGCCAACTTTGCCTTCTGCGATGGATCCACACGGTTTCTCAGTGCGAATATTGATTACGATCCGGTCAACGACGGCGCCACCAGCGTCTATGAGCAACTGCTGGCCTATCAGGATGATACTGTGATCACGCGCGAATACTAA
- a CDS encoding S1 family peptidase, with protein MKTSHNLLRREIVTAAVLLCGGLLTSTASAQPAVYQQALKATTWVLAKNSEGTSSGTGVLIDKERKLVITNAHVVGDSRNTVIFFPAMVNNRPKVERSYYLENVRKLGIRGRVIAVDRKRDLALVELSSLPEGAEAVKMATESVPQAATVHSIGNPGSSEALWVYTSGTVRTVYQKKFRTGAGQHDFMVVETQAPINSGDSGGPVVDDEGNLVAISQAIAPKARLISYCVDITEVKTFLESPWKPAPLPVTELLKTMDREFSQHSSGHYEVSFELANEEKVSVFITKDIEYYERADVRKIWTLTNVSKKAPSAETALKLLQLSARTKIGAWTMEQTQTGEYLIIYCVKLDATASADAVSSTMEYVAKLSAAMKKDLAEKPETASAGDTLANWLAD; from the coding sequence ATGAAAACTTCGCACAACTTACTTCGACGTGAAATCGTGACGGCGGCCGTCCTGCTTTGCGGCGGGTTGCTGACCTCAACTGCTTCGGCCCAGCCGGCCGTGTACCAGCAAGCGCTCAAGGCCACGACCTGGGTGCTGGCGAAAAACTCTGAAGGCACCTCGAGCGGCACCGGCGTGCTGATCGACAAGGAACGAAAACTGGTGATCACGAACGCCCATGTGGTGGGCGATTCGCGGAACACGGTCATCTTTTTCCCTGCGATGGTGAACAATCGCCCCAAGGTGGAACGCAGCTATTATCTGGAAAACGTCCGGAAGCTGGGGATTCGCGGGCGGGTGATCGCCGTGGATCGGAAGCGGGATCTGGCCCTGGTTGAGCTTTCCTCCCTGCCGGAAGGGGCCGAGGCGGTCAAAATGGCGACCGAAAGCGTCCCGCAGGCCGCGACCGTGCATTCGATCGGCAATCCCGGCTCCAGCGAGGCGCTCTGGGTGTATACCTCGGGCACGGTGCGAACGGTCTACCAGAAAAAGTTCCGCACCGGAGCCGGCCAGCACGACTTTATGGTTGTCGAGACCCAGGCGCCGATTAACTCGGGCGACAGCGGCGGACCGGTCGTTGACGACGAAGGAAATCTGGTCGCCATTTCCCAGGCGATCGCCCCCAAGGCCCGTCTGATCAGTTATTGCGTGGACATTACCGAGGTCAAAACGTTTTTGGAAAGCCCCTGGAAACCGGCCCCGCTGCCGGTGACGGAGCTGTTGAAAACCATGGACCGCGAGTTCTCGCAGCACTCGTCAGGGCATTACGAAGTGAGTTTTGAACTGGCGAACGAAGAAAAGGTCTCCGTCTTTATTACCAAGGATATCGAGTACTACGAAAGGGCCGACGTGCGAAAAATCTGGACGCTGACCAATGTCAGCAAAAAGGCGCCCTCGGCGGAAACGGCCTTGAAACTGCTCCAGCTCTCGGCCCGCACCAAGATTGGCGCCTGGACGATGGAGCAGACCCAGACGGGCGAATACCTCATTATTTACTGTGTCAAACTCGACGCGACGGCCTCGGCGGACGCAGTTTCCAGCACCATGGAGTATGTGGCCAAGCTGTCGGCCGCCATGAAGAAAGACCTCGCCGAGAAACCGGAAACGGCGTCCGCCGGCGACACCCTGGCGAACTGGCTGGCCGACTAG
- a CDS encoding ornithine cyclodeaminase gives MNPAGNSYVEDVEISGHIIDSLILPKILDAITAAGGSFLIKKFTVGQGRQDPSYALVEVQAPSQERLEEILSAISDHGAAPVADSDCRLAAADIEGAFPEGFYSTTNQRTEIRIDDDWIKVADQEMDCGVIVDLETRTARCLPMVDVRVGQQVVVGHAGVRVFPHGRREDRHGFEFMNSSVSTEKPKGVAIRQVAAELFRTRQEGGKTLVVGGPAIVHSGSVDYLSRLIRGGYVQTLFAGNALAAHDIEHALFGTSLGVRLDCGDIVEAGHEHHLRAINRMRRIGGIRQAVEQGVLRSGVMYECIKNDVDYLLAGSIRDDGPLPDVVTDALRAQQIMREKSRDVTFCLMIATTLHSIAVGNLLPAWVKVVCVDINPSTVIKLSDRGSFQTVGIVTDVEPFLRALVVEVEAMQAGSA, from the coding sequence ATGAATCCTGCAGGCAACTCGTATGTGGAAGATGTGGAGATCAGCGGTCATATTATCGACAGCCTGATCCTGCCGAAAATTCTCGACGCCATTACGGCCGCCGGCGGCTCCTTCCTGATCAAGAAATTTACGGTCGGTCAGGGCAGGCAGGACCCCAGCTATGCCCTGGTGGAAGTTCAGGCGCCCAGCCAGGAACGGCTGGAAGAAATTCTCAGCGCCATCAGCGATCATGGCGCCGCGCCGGTCGCCGATTCCGATTGCCGCCTGGCGGCCGCCGATATTGAAGGCGCCTTTCCGGAAGGTTTTTACAGCACGACCAACCAGCGGACCGAGATCCGCATCGACGACGACTGGATCAAGGTGGCCGACCAGGAGATGGACTGCGGCGTGATCGTCGATCTGGAAACCCGCACGGCCCGCTGCCTGCCGATGGTCGACGTGCGGGTAGGCCAACAGGTGGTGGTCGGTCATGCAGGCGTTCGCGTCTTTCCGCACGGACGTCGGGAAGATCGCCACGGCTTTGAGTTCATGAACAGTTCCGTCTCGACAGAAAAACCGAAAGGGGTCGCCATTCGGCAGGTGGCGGCCGAGCTGTTCCGTACTCGCCAGGAAGGCGGAAAAACGCTGGTGGTCGGCGGACCGGCGATTGTGCACAGCGGCAGCGTCGATTACTTGTCCCGCTTGATCCGCGGCGGTTATGTGCAGACCCTGTTTGCCGGCAATGCGCTGGCGGCCCACGATATTGAGCATGCCCTGTTTGGCACCAGTCTGGGCGTGCGGCTGGATTGCGGAGATATTGTGGAAGCGGGGCACGAACATCATCTGCGGGCCATTAACCGGATGCGGCGGATCGGCGGCATTCGACAGGCCGTTGAACAAGGGGTGCTGCGGTCCGGCGTGATGTATGAGTGCATCAAAAACGACGTCGACTACCTGCTGGCCGGCAGTATTCGCGACGATGGACCTCTGCCCGATGTCGTCACTGACGCGCTGCGAGCCCAGCAGATCATGCGGGAAAAGTCGCGGGACGTCACCTTTTGTTTGATGATCGCCACCACGCTGCACTCGATTGCGGTGGGGAACCTGCTGCCGGCCTGGGTCAAAGTGGTGTGCGTGGATATCAACCCTTCGACCGTGATTAAACTGAGTGATCGGGGCTCTTTTCAAACAGTCGGCATTGTGACCGATGTGGAGCCGTTTTTACGCGCCCTGGTGGTCGAAGTGGAGGCGATGCAAGCCGGTTCGGCCTGA